In Thermodesulfobacteriota bacterium, the following are encoded in one genomic region:
- a CDS encoding heterodisulfide reductase-related iron-sulfur binding cluster produces MSETRYQAFDNMDKPSADIISDCVHCGFCLAACPTYLETGNELDSPRGRIHLMNAAANGEIPLEGSLVKHLDMCLGCLACEPACPSGVRYGSLIEAGRSQIERRYERSFFDNFYRGMIFTLFPYKQRLKLMLPLFYIYQKTGLKSLVQSSGIMNRISPKLANMEAMLPQVKSPSFPKELPEIIPAKSEKRYRVAILTGCVQSVFFSKTNEATVRVLSENGCEVVVPQMQSCCGALSVHSGRLDEGREFAKNTIRTFEELDVDAIVINSAGCGSTMKDYGEILKDDPKFSERAQALSEKTKDVMEFLYDIGVTGELKNLNVKVTYQDACHIGHAQRIKQQPRDVIKQIPGLEFIEMPESDLCCGSAGIYNLVQPEMSQNLLDRKMDNVSQNDVDYLVAGNPGCLLQIQKGIKSHGLNIKTAHPIELLDWSYKGAIS; encoded by the coding sequence ATGAGCGAAACTAGATATCAAGCATTTGATAACATGGACAAACCAAGCGCAGATATTATAAGTGACTGTGTTCATTGCGGTTTTTGTCTAGCTGCTTGTCCTACTTATTTAGAGACGGGCAATGAGCTTGATTCTCCTAGGGGAAGGATTCATTTGATGAACGCCGCCGCAAATGGCGAGATACCGCTTGAGGGCTCATTGGTAAAACACCTGGATATGTGCCTTGGTTGTCTGGCATGTGAGCCTGCCTGTCCTTCAGGAGTCCGCTACGGAAGTCTGATTGAAGCCGGGCGCTCTCAAATCGAACGCCGCTATGAGCGCTCATTTTTCGATAATTTTTATAGAGGTATGATTTTCACTTTGTTTCCCTACAAACAAAGGCTAAAGTTAATGCTGCCGCTGTTTTACATCTACCAAAAAACCGGTCTAAAATCTCTTGTACAATCCTCTGGGATTATGAATCGTATATCCCCTAAGCTCGCGAATATGGAGGCAATGCTTCCACAAGTTAAGTCCCCATCTTTCCCTAAGGAACTTCCTGAGATTATCCCCGCTAAAAGTGAAAAACGTTATAGGGTAGCTATTTTAACAGGATGTGTTCAAAGCGTATTTTTCTCTAAAACAAATGAAGCTACGGTCAGAGTGCTTTCTGAGAACGGTTGTGAAGTAGTTGTGCCGCAGATGCAAAGCTGCTGCGGCGCTCTATCGGTTCACTCCGGTAGGCTTGATGAAGGGCGAGAGTTTGCAAAGAATACAATTAGGACCTTTGAAGAGCTTGATGTTGACGCAATAGTAATAAATTCAGCCGGCTGCGGCTCGACTATGAAAGATTATGGTGAAATTCTAAAAGATGACCCCAAGTTTTCAGAACGAGCACAGGCTCTTAGTGAAAAAACAAAAGATGTTATGGAATTTCTATATGATATTGGAGTAACGGGCGAGCTTAAGAATTTGAATGTTAAAGTTACCTACCAAGACGCGTGTCATATAGGTCATGCCCAAAGAATCAAACAGCAGCCTAGAGATGTTATCAAGCAAATACCCGGGCTTGAATTTATCGAGATGCCGGAGTCTGATCTATGCTGTGGAAGCGCCGGTATTTATAACCTTGTGCAGCCGGAGATGTCCCAGAACCTGCTGGACAGAAAAATGGATAATGTTTCGCAAAACGATGTGGACTACCTAGTTGCAGGAAACCCGGGTTGCCTTCTGCAGATACAAAAAGGAATCAAATCACACGGGCTTAATATAAAGACAGCACACCCAATTGAACTTTTAGACTGGTCCTACAAGGGCGCTATTAGTTAA
- a CDS encoding DUF3891 family protein has product MIRRENNGGWILITQHDHAELAARIMSHWGNEQFAAPEPYDAVLFAVNEHDSGWKKWDSKPKINPETGFPANFTEMSFEDQGDIWRRCYKPYSSTEPYASCLVALHFSKFARNNLRKESGNEVSHALYKEFKKFVAKELNLTFSNGNLQNIPREVIKNLKLLQIGDILSLTLCHGWRSIEITEAPIDYKGSETILQMTSDDGFNYQLNPYPFDVPEHRFEIKGKQIQQKSFSSDKELRDAIKASETMNLDFTIRKS; this is encoded by the coding sequence ATGATTAGAAGAGAGAATAACGGCGGCTGGATATTGATAACTCAGCATGACCATGCAGAGCTTGCAGCTAGAATAATGTCGCACTGGGGAAATGAGCAATTTGCAGCGCCTGAGCCATATGACGCGGTCTTATTTGCTGTAAATGAGCATGACTCCGGCTGGAAAAAGTGGGACTCAAAGCCTAAGATCAACCCTGAGACAGGTTTTCCGGCAAATTTCACAGAGATGAGCTTTGAGGATCAGGGAGATATTTGGAGAAGATGCTACAAACCTTATTCTTCAACTGAGCCCTATGCTTCTTGTTTGGTCGCCCTTCATTTCTCTAAGTTTGCCCGTAACAATTTAAGAAAAGAGTCTGGCAACGAAGTATCACATGCACTATATAAAGAGTTTAAAAAATTTGTAGCCAAAGAACTTAATCTCACGTTTTCAAATGGAAATTTGCAAAATATACCCAGAGAAGTTATTAAAAATCTAAAACTTCTTCAAATAGGAGATATACTTTCTCTTACTCTATGCCATGGCTGGAGATCTATAGAAATAACAGAGGCGCCGATTGATTACAAAGGGTCTGAAACGATATTGCAAATGACATCAGATGACGGTTTTAACTACCAACTGAATCCTTATCCCTTTGATGTGCCTGAGCATAGATTTGAAATTAAAGGCAAACAAATACAACAAAAGTCCTTCTCCAGCGACAAAGAGCTTAGAGATGCAATTAAGGCATCAGAAACAATGAATCTTGATTTTACAATAAGAAAGAGCTAA
- a CDS encoding FAD-binding oxidoreductase: MLKKSVINNLRNIVGEGNTILESDSLKAHSLDDVMPKAVVFPSSVEEVSEIMKLATKHSLSVIPTGGGTKSFLGNKPPSADIILSTKNLNQVLEHASSDLVATTQSGISIEDLQSELGKENQFLAIDPPHIQHGASLGGIIASNDSGPLRFRYGTFRELLIGLKVVQADGSIFKGGAKVVKNVAGYDLPKLFVGSLGTLGIIVEATFRLYAVPEYSQTYLANFSSIDDCHNALMMLTSSDLAITSLELINPTLALALSENNSIKYKADNYLLAVRIRNVEQAVKDQISKAKQICSNNNGSGTVLSDEVELGFWDDVINFPWALSNTQRTVSKASVLVSDIPKLLMSLDALSSKNGITPYVSVRAGSGICIISFSAEDSNTIASINSLRSFAAALGGHLVVQEAPISVKSEIDVWGDLGSGRSIMKKIKSNFDPDNILNPGRYI; encoded by the coding sequence ATGCTGAAAAAATCTGTTATTAATAATTTGCGAAATATTGTGGGCGAGGGCAATACTATTTTGGAATCTGATAGTCTTAAGGCCCACAGCCTTGATGACGTTATGCCCAAAGCAGTTGTATTTCCAAGTAGCGTAGAAGAAGTTTCAGAGATTATGAAACTTGCTACAAAACACTCTTTAAGTGTTATTCCTACAGGCGGCGGCACAAAATCATTTTTAGGTAACAAACCCCCTTCAGCCGACATTATTCTAAGCACAAAAAATTTAAATCAGGTTCTTGAACATGCATCATCAGATCTGGTGGCAACTACACAATCTGGTATATCGATTGAGGATCTGCAGTCCGAGCTTGGTAAAGAAAACCAGTTTTTAGCAATTGATCCCCCGCACATTCAACACGGAGCTAGCCTAGGTGGCATAATCGCGTCAAATGACAGCGGTCCACTTCGGTTTAGGTATGGCACCTTTAGAGAATTACTAATTGGGTTAAAAGTTGTCCAAGCAGACGGTAGCATTTTTAAAGGGGGAGCTAAAGTAGTTAAGAATGTAGCTGGCTACGATCTTCCAAAATTATTTGTTGGTTCGCTCGGCACGCTCGGAATAATAGTTGAAGCAACGTTTAGGCTATATGCTGTACCTGAGTATTCGCAGACATATCTTGCCAACTTTTCTTCTATTGATGATTGTCATAATGCGCTGATGATGCTTACAAGCTCAGACCTGGCGATTACATCGCTAGAATTGATAAATCCTACACTGGCCTTAGCTCTATCTGAGAACAATTCGATTAAGTACAAAGCCGACAATTATTTGCTAGCAGTAAGAATACGAAATGTAGAGCAAGCTGTTAAAGACCAGATTTCAAAAGCAAAGCAAATTTGTAGTAACAACAATGGATCGGGAACAGTACTCTCAGACGAAGTTGAGCTTGGGTTTTGGGATGATGTTATAAACTTCCCCTGGGCTTTATCAAATACACAGCGAACAGTGTCTAAAGCCAGTGTTTTAGTATCTGATATACCAAAGCTGCTAATGAGTCTTGATGCATTATCGTCTAAAAACGGCATTACACCATATGTATCTGTTAGGGCTGGAAGTGGAATTTGCATTATTTCTTTCAGTGCAGAGGATTCAAATACTATTGCTAGCATCAATAGTCTAAGAAGTTTTGCTGCCGCCTTAGGAGGGCACCTAGTTGTCCAAGAAGCGCCAATATCTGTTAAATCTGAGATTGACGTATGGGGAGATTTGGGTTCTGGGAGATCTATAATGAAGAAAATAAAATCAAATTTTGATCCAGATAATATTCTTAACCCTGGAAGATACATTTAG